AACAGTGACATGTTTTCCGGGCGCGCACCGCGCCAGGCATAGATGGACTGATCGTCGTCGCCCACCACCGTGAGCGCGCCGCGATTGCCCACAATCAACTGCACTAAGAGGTATTGGCTGGAGTTGGTGTCTTGGTATTCATCCACCAAAAGATAGCGAATCTTGCGCTGCCAACGCTGTAAGACCTCGGCGTTGGTTTGGAACAATTCCACAGGAATAAGGATCAAATCATCAAAGTCCACGGCGTTATAGGCGCGCAGGGCTTGGTTGTAGCGCTGGTAAATCAGTGCGATGGCCTGTTCACCCGGACTTTGGGCCACACTCAGTGCCCGTGCCGGAATGATCAGGTCGTTTTTCCAGTTGGAAATCTGGTGCTGCACCAGATCCAGATGGTCGCTGTCCAGGTCGCCATCTTTCATCATCAGGTCTTTGAGCAGGGAGCGCGCATCTTCGGAATCGAAGATGGAAAAACCGGGTTTAAACCCGAGGCTTTTGTGTTCGCGGCGAATGATATTCAAGCCGAGGTTGTGAAAGGTCGACACGGTTAAACCGCGTGAGGCGCTGCCTTTCACCAATTTACTGGCGCGTTCTTTCATTTCCCGCGCTGCCTTGTTGGTAAAGGTGAGGGCGGCAATATGGCGCGCAGGTATATCGCACTGCTCAATCAGGTAGGCGATTTTGCGGGTGATCACACTGGTTTTGCCGCTACCGGCCCCCGCCAGAACCAGACAGGGGCCATCGATATAGAGCACGGCTTCTTTTTGGCGCGGGTTGAGTTGGGTCACGGGTCATGCCTGGGTCAAATGGGGGAGCATTCTAACAAGCTACCCCCGGCTTGTAATGCAGATTGCGCCTGTTTGCGGCGCCCGGTTGGCGCTATAACTGCATGAGCGACTTGTCAGGATTATGGTGTTTTTTTGTTATAGGCAGGCCGTTTAGTTTGCCTGGGTGCGCTGTTACCATTGAGTCGATTGGTTCATGCGTGAAGCAAGTGGTAAGGGATAGAGTTCCATGGACAACAAGATCAACATTTTATTTGTCGACCGTGAACAGGGTGAATACCTGCTCATTGCCGAAATTTTGTCACATATCCGGCAAGTCAGTTACGAGTTGGTCTGGTGCGATCAGCTCGATTTGGCGCTGCCCAAAATTCTCTCCCAGCAATTTGACGTGGTGTTGCTCGATTACTATTGGGGCGAGGAAAGCGCGCGCGATCTGCTCAATGCGGCGCGGGTGCAAGCCTGCCAAACCCCGATTGTGGTCATGACCGATGAGATGGAAACCGAAGTAGACCGCGAGGCGATCCGCGCCGGGGCGGCGGATTACCTGATCAAAGGTCAAATTGATCACCTGCTGCTGGAGCGCGCGCTGCGCTATGCCATCGAGCGCAAACAAACCGAGCAGCACCTCACCCGTCTCGCCCATTACGACTCGCTCACCGACATTCCCAACCGCATCCTGTTCCGTGATCGGCTGGAGCACGCTGTGCATTTGGCCGAGCGCGACCATACCAGCTTTACCCTGATGTTTATCGACCTCAACGGCTTCAAGCAGGTCAACGACAATTTTGGCCACGATGCGGGCGATGCGATTATTCGCATCTGCGCCGAACGTTTGAATGCCTGCCTGCGTCGCAGCGATTCGGTAGCGCGCATGGGTGGCGATGAATTCACCCTGCTGCTGCAAAATATCGCCAACAGCACTGATGTTGCCCACATCGCGCAAAAAGTGATTGATTCCATCCAGCAGCCCGCGGATATCAACGGCCACGAAGTGGTGGTGGGCTGCAGTATCGGTATCGCCATCTACCCCGAAGCCGGGCGCGATGCCGATACCCTGCTCAAACACGCCGATATGGCGATGTACAAAGCCAAGCAACTGTCGGGTAGCAATTACCGCTTCTTTACTGAAATGATGAATCAGGATGTGCGCCGTCAATTGCGTCAGGAAGCTGACCTGCGTGCGGCTTTGCGTTACCAGCAATTTGTCCTGCACTACAGCCCGCGTATCGATATGGCGACCGGCAAAGTGGTCGCGCTGGAAGCCCAACTGCGCTGGGATAAACCCGGCGTTGGGCTGCTCAACCCCAGCGAGTTCATCGCTACCGCCGAAGAAAGTGGCGTTATTACCGCGATTGGCTACTGGGTACTGCGTCAGGCCTGTCACGATATTAAATTGTTACAAGGCTTTTGGGATGAGCAGTTGATGATGTCGATCCACCTGTCCATGCGCCAATTCAAAGACGAGAACCTAGTGCACGAAGTCGCGCGGATTTTTGCGGACAACGACATCCAGCCGGGCGATGTTGAATTTGAAATCACCGAGACAGTCTTTGCCGACAACATTGATTTAGTATCCCTGTGCATGCGCCCGCTGTCGTTTTTCGGCATCAATTTCCTGCTCGATAATTTTGGTGCTGGCAACTCATCGCTGCTGCACTTACAGCGCTTGCCGATCAGCACCGTCAAAATCGACCTCGGCTTCTTGCAGGAATTAAACCGCAGTCATACCGATAAACGCCTGGTCTCCGCCATGATTACCCTGGCCCACAATCTGGGCAAACTGGTGGTGGCCGAAGGGGTAGAAACCAAAGACCAAAAACAATGGCTGAAGGAAATGGGCTGTGATCTGATGCAGGGGCGGTACATCACCGAGTCCAGGTCTTATGCGGAAATCCTCGCCTGGTTACAGGAATCCAATATTCCCCATCAATCCAAATTGAATTGATGGGGAATCGCTTTACTGGCTGAGTTGTCGATCCAGCGTGCGATAACTCAGCGCTTCACTGATATCCACGGTCGTTAAATGATCCCGTCCGGCCATATCGGCCAGGGTGCGCGCCAGTTTCAGCACCCGGTGATAGGCCCGCGTCGATAGCCCCAGCTTTTCAATCGCTTGCTCCAGCAGGTTTTTATCGGCTTGCGTCAACTCGCAGTAAGTTTCCAATTCCGGTGCGCTCAGTTGATGGTTGGCCTTGCCCTGCCGCGCCAACTGCCGGTTGCGCGCCGCTTCTACCCGCTGGCGGATAGTATCGCTGCCATCGCCCAGTGTTTTGGTTTGCAACTCCCCCTGGCGCAGTGCGCGCACAGGTACGTGCATATCTACCCATTATACGAATCTGGAATATGCAGATTTTGTAGGGGGTATTCTAAAAATAATGAGTAAAAACAATGCATTATCCAGTGGTTTGGCCCAACAAATTATTCCCTACATTTTTCAGTGGCGGCCCGCTTGGTGTCAAGCGCCAAAAGATAACCTGCCCGCTTGTTGTGATCGGTCGTAAAGCGAATGAAGCGAAAACCTCCAGCAATTTACTATCTACGAAACTCTATTTTTTAGTATAAGTCGGACGAATCTAAGAGATGTTGGATGAAAAAAGCGCGGTTTACGGTGGTGGCTCGGCAGATAAGGGTGTTTTGCAGGAATTGCGTGGGCAGTCAGCAGAGCTTCACTGGCTTCCGGTTGAGCCGGGGGTGAATAATGCGCGCAACAAGGAAGGCGCTGCGTTTCTTCGAGCCTGCACCAGATTTTCTGGCCTGCTGACGCACAGTGAGTCCTCATTGGGCTCGTCTATCTCTTCTCTCATAATTTTTACGTTGGCAGGCGCAACAAAACCCAGTCTTACTTGATTGGAGTTGCAATCATTGAGATGAACCTCGATCAAGCCATCGCTAGTGTGTATGTGAATTACTTGGTGCGGACGGCGTGTGAGTACGAGCATATTAAACTCCCTTTCAATATGATTGTTATCATTCTAATATCTAATCGTAAATTCTCTAAATCAAAAAATCTAGACGTTAATCAGAATTAAAAAAATTCTGTGCCATATGTAGTGGTCAATAAAAACCAAAAAAGTTAAGTACACTTTTTAAATTCAATTGGAGTTTTATAACCCAACGTCGAATGTAACCTGCGTGAGTTGTACCAGTCAACAATATAAGCCAGCGCATCACGAATTGCCTCTATCCGATTACGGTATAATTATCCCTGATCATTTCACGCTTCAGGTTGCTAAAGAAACGTTCTACCGCTGCATTATCCCAACAATTTCCCTTGCGGCTCATGGAACACACAGCTCTGTGCTGTTTTAATGAGGCTTGGTATTTCAGGCTCGCATATTGCGATCCTCGGTCCGAGTGGTGAATCAGCCCTTGTGAAGTGGTCTAATTAGACCACTTCAAAGCCCAAGTTTCTTATTACGAAAATGCTTTTTTTTATTTCTTTTATGCTTTTTGTGTAGTTGTTTTGGATGATTAATCAACGCTAGAATTCTGTAGTAAATGAACTACGTATTTGTTGTACAAGGATTTCCATGGATACAGGTTTACAGTGCTTGGTAGCACTTGCAGGATTTCACCAATTACCCGCTGATGCGGCACAAATTTCCCACCAATTTGCAATACCCGGTCAACCTTTTAGCCACACCGAAATACTCCGAGCCGCTAAAGCGCTAACCTTTAAAGCAAAGCGCTTTACATTTCCGCTTGCTAAGCTAATCGGTTCCAGCTTACCCGCTATCATCAAAACCAAAGATGGTGATTACATCATTCTTGCACGTATTGCTGAAGAGAATGGTGTGCCTACTAAGGTGCTAGTGCAGGATTTACGCGAACAAATTCCAAAGACATTAAGCGCTGATGAGTTTATTTCACTTTGGTCAGGTGAAGTAATTTTTCTTAGTCGCCGCCTCGGTATTCGTGAAAGCCTGCAACAAAAGTTTGATATCAGCTGGTTTATTCCGTCACTCATTAAACACCGCAAGCTGTTTGGCGAAGTATTAATAGCTTCGTTCTTTTTGCAATTGTTTGGTTTGATCACGCCGCTGTTGTTTCAGGTGGTGATGGACAAAGTCTTGGTACATCGCGGCTTCAGCACACTCGACGTCATCGCTTTTGCCTTTTTTGCGATTGCGCTTTTTGAAGCAGTGCTCGGAGGTATTCGCAGTTATGTGATGACACACACCACCAGCCGTATTGACGTAGAATTGGGCTCACGTTTGTTCCATCACTTGATGGCCTTGCCGATGGGTTATTTTGAGGCTAGGCAGGTGGGTCAAAATGTCGCGCGAGTGCATGAACTGGACACTATCCGCAATTTCATTACTGGCAGTGCCTTAACGCTCATACTCGATTTGGGCTTTACTATGGTTTTCTTATTGGTGATGTGGTGCTACAGCTCCATATTATTCTTTGTTGTCGCTGCGACTATACCTTGTTACATACTCTTATCTATTTTTATTACCCCCATCCTGCGTTATCGTCTGAATGAGAAGTTTAAATATGGTGCTGCAAATACCGCTTTCCTTACTGAGTCAGTTACTGGGGTGCAAACTGTAAAAGCCATGGCGGTAGAACCGCAAATGCAGCGCAAGTGGGAAGATCAGTTAGCCAATTATGTCAGTGCTTCTTTTCGTAGCCAAAATCTTGGTAACGTCGCAAATCAAATTGCTGGTTTAATTAATAAACTCATGACACTCGGTATTATTTGGTGGGGAGCACATCTGGTTATTGGTGGTGAGCTTACCGTAGGTGAGTTGATTGCCTTTAATATGCTCGCCGGCCGCGTCAGTGGCCCCATTTTAAAACTGGTGCAACTCTGGCAAGACTTTCAACAAGCGGGTATTTCCATCGAACGTTTGGGTGATATCCTCAATACTCCTCGTGAGCCGGGCTATAACCCCAATCGCTCCACCTTGCCCTCTATTGCGGGGGAGGTGAGTTTCGAACATGTGCGCTTTCGATACCGCCACGATGGACCAGTCATTCTCGACAGCTTTAACTTGCAAGTAAAATCCGGTGAGATTATCGGTATTGTTGGCCGCTCCGGTTCAGGTAAAAGCACACTCACCAAATTAATCCAGCGCTTGTATTTGCCTGAAGGCGGCCGTGTATTGGTGGATGGCGTTGATCTGGCGATGGTCGATACCGTTTGGCTACGCCGTAATATCGGTGTGGTATTGCAAGAGAATTTTTTGTTCAATCAAACCGTACGGGAAAATATCGCGCTCACTAATCCCGCCGCACCGATGGAGCAAATTGTTGCCGTTGCCAAACTCGCCGGTGCCCACGAGTTTATTGTCGACTTGCCTGAGGCCTACGACACTATGGTCGGTGAGCAGGGCAGCAATCTTTCTGGTGGGCAACGCCAGCGCTTAGCGATTGCGCGTGCACTCCTGACCAATCCGCGTATTCTGATTTTTGATGAGGCCACCAGTGCGTTGGATTATGAGTCTGAGCGGATAATTCAGGACAACATGGCCGAGATCTGTAAAGGTCGCACGGTATTTATTATTGCCCATCGTTTGAGTACGGTGCGTATCTGTAATCGCATTATTGTGATGAGCAAAGGCAATATCATAGAGCAGGGTCCGCACGATGAACTCCTGCAGCAGCAAGGCTATTACGCACAGCTGCACGCTTACCAACAACACATCCCGCAAACGAAAAATACTTCAACGCACTCACACACAAGCCCGAAGCTGGAGGTAGTCCATGACTAATTTTTTCCAGCAACTGGCTGATGCCTGGCGTGAGCGTGCCACACTTGGAGATGGTTCAAAACACCAAAATCTCGCCGAATTTATGCCTGCCGCACTGGAATTGCAGGAGTCTCCGCCCAATCCCTTGGTTCGTTGGCTTGCTTGGGTACTCATTACACTCTTTTTGCTTACGATTATTTGGGCATGCATTGGCAAAGTGGATGTTATTTCCAGTGCAGAAGGGAAAATTATTCCAAGTAGTCGAGTCAAACAAATACAGCCGCTTACAAAAGGGTTTGTAAAAGCTATTCATGTAAAAGAAGGGCAGTTTGTCAATCAGGGGGACGCGCTGATTGAATTGGATCGTACAATCACCGCTGCCGATCAAGCACGCATGCAGCAGGAATTGCACAATGCGAGCCTTAACCTTGCTGGAGCAGAAGCCCTACAATCATTTTTAGTCAGTATATCTAATACAGAAATAACCCCAGATAAAAAACTCAATACGCAGCCCAGTGTGGCCACTGACATCCAACTCAAAGTCCATGCGGAAATTAAACCAACAGAAACTGAAATACTGCTGCACCAACAAAAAACCTGGGAACAGTGGCAACAATATCAGGCACAATTAAGCAGCCTGGATAGCGTGCTTAAAAAAGTGCAGAGTGAAAAAATTGGCAATCAGGAAACCATTAAAAAGCTCCAGCAAACCCTGCCAATGATTACCAAGCGGGCGAGGGCACTGGAAAGCCTCTACGCTAAAAATATGGCATCTGAAGTGGAATATCTTGAACTGGAACAACAGCGAATCGAGCGAGTGCAAGACTTGGCTACACAGCAACAAATGCAGCAGCAATTAAATGCCGCCATTAACGAAGCCCAACAACAAATTAATGCACTCAAAGCTGACACGCTTGGAAAACTATTCACGCAAATTGCTGACAGCCGCAATCAAATCGCCACCATCAGAGAAGAGCTGGTGAAGGCGACGGATATAAATAATAAACAAGTCCTCTACGCTCCCGTATCCGGTTATGTGCAGCAACTCGCCATCAATACTATCGGCGGTATCGTCACGGAAGCACAGCAATTAATGATCATAGTGCCCGAAGAAGAAAGTCTGGAAGTTCAAGTCATGCTCGGCAATCAGGATGTGGGTTTTGTGCAAAAAGACATGGCTGCTGAAATCAAAGTCCATACCTTTCCCTTCACCAAATACGGTTTGATTGATGCAACAGTGACACATATTTCAGATGATGCAATCATCGACGAAAAGCTCGGCCTGGTTTACACCATGCATTTAAAAATGCACAAGAGCACTATTCGTGTAGAAGCAAAATCCGTCAAACTGATTCCGGGCATGGCGGTAACGGCGGAAGTAAAAACTACGCAGCGCAGAGTGATTGAGTATTTCTTGTCGCCACTGCTGAGGTATAAGCAGGAAAGTATTCGTGAAAGATAAAATTACATTAAAAGGATAAAATTAAATGATCAGGAAATTAGTGTTTTTTGTATGCACTCTGCCGATGACACCTTCATTTTCTGCCGAAATTGTGATCCTACAAAACGAGGTTTATGCAAAAGAAATGGGCTTAGGAAACCTCTGTAAAGATGTAAAAAAGGAATTACTTGCGAAAAGCAATTTCTGCGAAGCAATTAAATTTAATGGTAAAAATTTTAGTGAACCTAAATGGGAGGCTAATAATTCTAATAACTCAGCCGCATCTTATGCAATCCTTGATTATGATAATGACGGAACAGTTGAAACATTGCAAAGGCAAAAAAGAAAAGAATTTGCTGAATGTCCTCAGTATGATCTTCCAAGTGAATACATTTATAGCTACATAGGTGAGCCCAATAAGCCATCCAAAACTACAGGCGTGCGCGGATTTAGGGGGCATTATGCTCCATTTATATATAGAGCAACGACATTGTCGTACCTATCGTCAGGCCCCGTAGAATCTCGGACTATCCAGTTCTTTTATGTCAGAAAGTCAAATTTTGGTCTTATTTACCTACCAATTTGCTCGATAAAAGTTAATGCAAGTATTTAAGGAGAAATGAATGATTTACCAAGAGTTTTCAGATCAAGCTACATACAGTATGTACCTGAGAAATTTGTTGATTGGAGAGGAGGGAGTTGCTGTTAGGGCTTACATGGATACCGCATTTGGCACCCCGAGAATGACTATTGGTTATGGTTTTAATATTCAAGATCGTCTTGATTTAAGGGACGCAGTACTTTCAGCTGTCGGATTTAGAGAATATTTTGAATCGCCCGATGAATTTTCAGAGGATGAATTGGCTGCGGAATCATTTTATTACGGTGCATTATCGAACGCAATTGCGATCGGCGACATAGGACGTCTTGATGAAATAATGGACCAAAGATCTAGAGATCAAAGATATAGTACAGAGTTTCCCGCTTTTCGAAGGAATCAATTCAGTTTGGGTACTCCTGAAGCTCAGGAGATTCTATTAAATTACGCAATCCCTGCATTAGAGGAGCGCTTGTCATCAACGGTGGGGGGGATCCCTCTATCTGTTGAAAGAGCTGTGCTGGCTTCGCTCGAATATAATGGCTTGCTGGCAAATAGTCCTAATTTACTAGACGCTATAAGAGCTGGAGATAGGGTCAACGCTTGGTTTGAAATAAGATATCTATCTAATCGTAGACGAGAAGTTCCAAATCTTGGATTCGGCGTGCAAGGCAGAAGGTTTAGGGAGTCAAATCTTTTTGGGTTATGGGATAATGCTGACATTAGTCAAATTCCTTTTGATGATATTGTAAATAGCATCGATAAACTTTTTTCTAGATATGATGAAGTTTATCTGTTGCGATACGCTAATGCACTCAATTCAACTGGGCCAGAGTATATTAATTTGAACTCTGACTTTTTTATTCAAGTATCTGAAGGTCTCAAAATTATAGGAGACTTTTTCATTAACTTTGATCATTCAGTTCAGGCATTCAGACTTTTAGACTCTGAGCACAATGGCAAGCTTCATGAGTCACATTTAAACTTTAATAATCTTATCAAACTAATGAATAGCGTTTCGGTTGAGACTGGTTCTGGCAACGATGTAATTTTTGGAAGCCATTCCAATGATATTATCTTGTCGGGATTAGGTAACGATACTGTATATGGTTTTGGAGGAAATGATTCAATAAGCGTTGGTTCTGATGTTTTAATTTCGAGGGATCAAGTTGATATTAATTTTCTATATGGTGGCAAAGGATTTGACACATATATCATAAAACACAATTCAGGCAAGACATACATTGACGACGAAGATGGGGAGAACTTCGACCTTGATTTTTCAGTTTATGCTTATGATGAGATTGAAATAGTTAGTAGGGATCCGGTGGTTTTCCGGGTGATCGCAACAGATGAAAAGATCACAATATCAAATCCGTTGTCAGGTATAAATTCAATAACATTTTCAGATCGGAAAATCTCTTCCCTCGAACTAGGCCAAACTGTCGGTACGGATGGCAATGACATTATCACACCGCTTTCACTGAACGGTCATAAGGCATTTGGTGGAAAAGGAGATGATTTACTTATTGGTGGAAGTGCAAGCGATTATCTCGACGGTCAAGAGGGTGACGATAGGATAAGTGGTGGCAAAGGAAATGATACTTTGGTCATAAGCAACGGAAATGATTTCTTGGTTGGTGGTCCAGGCGATGACCGTTACAAGGTCGCTGACAGTCAGTCTGAATATGATAAGTTGTCTGGAGCTCAAACTACCATTATCGACAATAACGATAAGGTTGCTCACTCAACGCAAAAAGCCTTTTATAATGATCCTCTTTCAAAAAATACAGGTATAGATACTCTTGATCTTGAGTACACGGCATTTGAGGATCTTTCGATTAAAAGAAGTGCTGCCAATCTTATTATAGAGGAGATTGGGGGAAAATTTAAAATTGTTCTTGCCGATTACTTTTTGGGTGGCGAAAGTCAAGTAGAGTGGATGATAGTTGGTGATGAAACCATTTCGATTCGTGATCTATCTTTGAATGCACGTTTCTATGATTATATAGATTTAAGTGAGGGTAACGACGAATTTCAATTTTTTTCCAATGATTCCCATCATATAAACACTTTAGGTGGGGCAGACAGCATTTTTGTATATAGCGATTCGAATTTAATTAATCTCGGCGACGGAAACGATAAAATAGTTTCTGTTCATGGTAACAATATTTTGGCTGGAGAGGGTGATGATGAAATTGTTCTAATTCCCACCGTTATCTATAACGCGGAGCGAAATGCTCAGCTGCTTGATGGCGGTGAAGGCGACGACACATTTGTTCTGCAGTCATCGGAGACAGACACACAGTTACTTGGAGGTGATGGTAGTGATGTGTTTAAAATCGATATACATAGTTATAATGCACTTATCAGGATAAATGGAGGAAATGATGACGATTATTATGTTATCAATAGTCTATTTAACACTTTTGATGAGACATTTATTCTGGAATTCCAGGGAGAATTTGGAAACGATACTATAAATTCAGATTTTATTATTCCTAGGATGTTATTCACGGATCTTACAAGTGCTGATCAGCTTGAGCCTCATAGAGATGGTAATAATTTAGCTCTGAAAGTCGGCGATAACATGTTGACGATAACCAACTACTTTGCCAAGCCAGAATCGATAAGGCAAGAGGTTGAGTTATATATTGGTCGGAATCAGCAAAAAGTATATTTAGAAACTCTTCTAAATAACATTGATGATGAGGTTTATACTGGTAATTTAGTTTTAAGAGGGTATTCCAGATTAGATGATATACTCTCAGGCTACGGCGGCGACGATCAAATTTTTGGTTATGATGGAAATGATCAGCTAAATGGTAATGGAGGGAATGATTCAATTTTTGGCGGTCAGGGTAACGATAAAATATATGGTGGTGATGGTGATGACATTATAAATGGTGGGGCCGGTAACGATCATTTAGATGGTGGCAGCGGAAATGATTTATACAATTTTGGGATTGGT
The nucleotide sequence above comes from Cellvibrio sp. PSBB023. Encoded proteins:
- a CDS encoding bifunctional diguanylate cyclase/phosphodiesterase — protein: MDNKINILFVDREQGEYLLIAEILSHIRQVSYELVWCDQLDLALPKILSQQFDVVLLDYYWGEESARDLLNAARVQACQTPIVVMTDEMETEVDREAIRAGAADYLIKGQIDHLLLERALRYAIERKQTEQHLTRLAHYDSLTDIPNRILFRDRLEHAVHLAERDHTSFTLMFIDLNGFKQVNDNFGHDAGDAIIRICAERLNACLRRSDSVARMGGDEFTLLLQNIANSTDVAHIAQKVIDSIQQPADINGHEVVVGCSIGIAIYPEAGRDADTLLKHADMAMYKAKQLSGSNYRFFTEMMNQDVRRQLRQEADLRAALRYQQFVLHYSPRIDMATGKVVALEAQLRWDKPGVGLLNPSEFIATAEESGVITAIGYWVLRQACHDIKLLQGFWDEQLMMSIHLSMRQFKDENLVHEVARIFADNDIQPGDVEFEITETVFADNIDLVSLCMRPLSFFGINFLLDNFGAGNSSLLHLQRLPISTVKIDLGFLQELNRSHTDKRLVSAMITLAHNLGKLVVAEGVETKDQKQWLKEMGCDLMQGRYITESRSYAEILAWLQESNIPHQSKLN
- a CDS encoding ATP-binding protein, with the translated sequence MHVPVRALRQGELQTKTLGDGSDTIRQRVEAARNRQLARQGKANHQLSAPELETYCELTQADKNLLEQAIEKLGLSTRAYHRVLKLARTLADMAGRDHLTTVDISEALSYRTLDRQLSQ
- a CDS encoding carbon storage regulator; protein product: MLVLTRRPHQVIHIHTSDGLIEVHLNDCNSNQVRLGFVAPANVKIMREEIDEPNEDSLCVSRPENLVQARRNAAPSLLRALFTPGSTGSQ
- a CDS encoding integrase core domain-containing protein; protein product: MEAIRDALAYIVDWYNSRRLHSTLGYKTPIEFKKCT
- a CDS encoding type I secretion system permease/ATPase, producing MDTGLQCLVALAGFHQLPADAAQISHQFAIPGQPFSHTEILRAAKALTFKAKRFTFPLAKLIGSSLPAIIKTKDGDYIILARIAEENGVPTKVLVQDLREQIPKTLSADEFISLWSGEVIFLSRRLGIRESLQQKFDISWFIPSLIKHRKLFGEVLIASFFLQLFGLITPLLFQVVMDKVLVHRGFSTLDVIAFAFFAIALFEAVLGGIRSYVMTHTTSRIDVELGSRLFHHLMALPMGYFEARQVGQNVARVHELDTIRNFITGSALTLILDLGFTMVFLLVMWCYSSILFFVVAATIPCYILLSIFITPILRYRLNEKFKYGAANTAFLTESVTGVQTVKAMAVEPQMQRKWEDQLANYVSASFRSQNLGNVANQIAGLINKLMTLGIIWWGAHLVIGGELTVGELIAFNMLAGRVSGPILKLVQLWQDFQQAGISIERLGDILNTPREPGYNPNRSTLPSIAGEVSFEHVRFRYRHDGPVILDSFNLQVKSGEIIGIVGRSGSGKSTLTKLIQRLYLPEGGRVLVDGVDLAMVDTVWLRRNIGVVLQENFLFNQTVRENIALTNPAAPMEQIVAVAKLAGAHEFIVDLPEAYDTMVGEQGSNLSGGQRQRLAIARALLTNPRILIFDEATSALDYESERIIQDNMAEICKGRTVFIIAHRLSTVRICNRIIVMSKGNIIEQGPHDELLQQQGYYAQLHAYQQHIPQTKNTSTHSHTSPKLEVVHD
- a CDS encoding HlyD family type I secretion periplasmic adaptor subunit → MTNFFQQLADAWRERATLGDGSKHQNLAEFMPAALELQESPPNPLVRWLAWVLITLFLLTIIWACIGKVDVISSAEGKIIPSSRVKQIQPLTKGFVKAIHVKEGQFVNQGDALIELDRTITAADQARMQQELHNASLNLAGAEALQSFLVSISNTEITPDKKLNTQPSVATDIQLKVHAEIKPTETEILLHQQKTWEQWQQYQAQLSSLDSVLKKVQSEKIGNQETIKKLQQTLPMITKRARALESLYAKNMASEVEYLELEQQRIERVQDLATQQQMQQQLNAAINEAQQQINALKADTLGKLFTQIADSRNQIATIREELVKATDINNKQVLYAPVSGYVQQLAINTIGGIVTEAQQLMIIVPEEESLEVQVMLGNQDVGFVQKDMAAEIKVHTFPFTKYGLIDATVTHISDDAIIDEKLGLVYTMHLKMHKSTIRVEAKSVKLIPGMAVTAEVKTTQRRVIEYFLSPLLRYKQESIRER
- a CDS encoding Ig-like domain-containing protein encodes the protein MIYQEFSDQATYSMYLRNLLIGEEGVAVRAYMDTAFGTPRMTIGYGFNIQDRLDLRDAVLSAVGFREYFESPDEFSEDELAAESFYYGALSNAIAIGDIGRLDEIMDQRSRDQRYSTEFPAFRRNQFSLGTPEAQEILLNYAIPALEERLSSTVGGIPLSVERAVLASLEYNGLLANSPNLLDAIRAGDRVNAWFEIRYLSNRRREVPNLGFGVQGRRFRESNLFGLWDNADISQIPFDDIVNSIDKLFSRYDEVYLLRYANALNSTGPEYINLNSDFFIQVSEGLKIIGDFFINFDHSVQAFRLLDSEHNGKLHESHLNFNNLIKLMNSVSVETGSGNDVIFGSHSNDIILSGLGNDTVYGFGGNDSISVGSDVLISRDQVDINFLYGGKGFDTYIIKHNSGKTYIDDEDGENFDLDFSVYAYDEIEIVSRDPVVFRVIATDEKITISNPLSGINSITFSDRKISSLELGQTVGTDGNDIITPLSLNGHKAFGGKGDDLLIGGSASDYLDGQEGDDRISGGKGNDTLVISNGNDFLVGGPGDDRYKVADSQSEYDKLSGAQTTIIDNNDKVAHSTQKAFYNDPLSKNTGIDTLDLEYTAFEDLSIKRSAANLIIEEIGGKFKIVLADYFLGGESQVEWMIVGDETISIRDLSLNARFYDYIDLSEGNDEFQFFSNDSHHINTLGGADSIFVYSDSNLINLGDGNDKIVSVHGNNILAGEGDDEIVLIPTVIYNAERNAQLLDGGEGDDTFVLQSSETDTQLLGGDGSDVFKIDIHSYNALIRINGGNDDDYYVINSLFNTFDETFILEFQGEFGNDTINSDFIIPRMLFTDLTSADQLEPHRDGNNLALKVGDNMLTITNYFAKPESIRQEVELYIGRNQQKVYLETLLNNIDDEVYTGNLVLRGYSRLDDILSGYGGDDQIFGYDGNDQLNGNGGNDSIFGGQGNDKIYGGDGDDIINGGAGNDHLDGGSGNDLYNFGIGDGHDIIADIISSDVLRFESGLSLADLYFSRDESNANSLLISFSNANDSVLIQNFFNLILPGSQGNISFEFHDGYVLDNEVILAQFANQFYEGDDEDNHFVGLKGDDVIFGYDGNDFLFGFDGNDIIFGGKDNDHLDGGAGADQLFGEDGDDIIFGGQGADNIAGGMGNDQLDGGDGNDIIYGEDGADTIYGGGGEDRIWGGSGSDLLKGGSGNDYLEGEAGNDLIFGDDGDDQIFGGSGSDEIFGGSGNDFILGGEDNDYINGGTGDDVYWFSRGDGKDTVIDPLGYDQINFYGDLKYTDLIVKRSDISNAPIGNQMGDSLLISVNSGESIELKNVFIVGSNSLNSDYLIENFIFSDGRQMSFQQIISSIPFIYEDETAPDIWSVQIDNSGEMVSGYSEGGAYITVNDLYGNLIGSLNADQTTGFFSVAFQYPLLNGELIYIQSQDFFGNISGVTSIKAPDHTAPAAPTANLNSVAKIISGVAESSSTVTVRDHLGQTLGIAQADSMTGEYSIAFTQTLIVGESIYTTSTDSVGNVSAATPTLVPITTSTPAFTNGLRGSFYGYHQPANGNVNLTNVAQVLGIIASKEPDATFVASRIQYSSSASLGMGTNLQTFLNADAASLSRDPADTSDAIIRLDGKIQMEAGNYNFRVRADDGYSLRINGAVVAEHNANQGATTRTHAAFAIGQSGLQDIEIIYWDANGGNTLNIELRSTITGVYKYLDESILFQPITNSHSGISIAGSPLIDSMHYFNTNNALIQAMSSFAPQSGVPNQFWSANSESTALVIAVNS